The stretch of DNA AACAACAGGTGGAAGAATAGTTCAAGCAACAGATTTAGAAGTTACTAGATATTTATCAGGACCTTTAGGTGGAGATCAACAAATAGGAGCTGATATAGCTTCTGGAAAGATATTAGCTGTATTTTTCTTTAGAGATCCATTATCAGCAATGCCTCATGAACCAGATGTTCAAGCTCTCATCCGTCTTTGTGATGTTCATAAAGTACCAGTTGCAACAAATTCAAGAACAGCTGAACTTTTAATAGTTGGATTAAAAGAGGAAGTTAATAGATAAAAATAAAAAGGATTGATACAAAATATATCAATCCTTTTTATTTTTTAGTTTATTTAAAAGCTTTCATTTCTAATAATAATTTTTTAAAGATATCAAAACTTTCTTTTAAAACATTTGGATTAAAATCAAACTTTGAACTATGAAGGGGATAAGTAAAATTTTCTTTTTCATTTCTAATTCCTAATAAAAACATTAAACCTTTATTTCCATTTTGTAAATAAAATGAAAAATCTTCAGAACCAGATAATTTAATATTTTTTATAAATTTATCTTTAGAAATTATCTTTTCAAATTTTCTATATAATTCAGGAGAATTTATTACAGGAGGATAAAAAGGAACAAATGACATTTGGATTTTAACTCCAAAAGCTTTTTCAAATCCCTCGTTAATAGAAGTAACTCTTTCTTTTAAAAATTCAATTAATTCAGTATTAAAAAATCTAATTGTTCCTAAAATTTTAACCTCATCAGGAATAACATTTCTAACTTCTCCAGCTTTAAAACTTCCTATAGTTAAAACGATAGGTTCTAAAGGGTCTATATTTCTTGAAACTATTGATTGATAAGCTTCCACAAGTTTAGCTCCAATAAGAATAGAATCAATCCCCTTATGCGGTTGAGCACCATGACAACCTTTTCCAGTAAGAATTATATCAAAATTTATATTTTGAAAACTCATTGGACCAGGACAAGCAGTTATTTTTCCTTCTTCTAAATCTGGAGTAACATGAAAAGCAAAGATTCCTTCAAAATTTTTACTTTTAAAAAATTCAGAATTAGCTATAAATCTAGCTCCTCCTTTTCCTTCTTCTCCAGCTTGGAAAATTAACATAATAGATTTTTTTAAAATTTTTCCATTATTAATTTCAGATTGTAACCATTTTGCAAAATAAAGCAAATTAGTAGTATGCCCATCATGTCCACAAGCATGCATCATACCATTTATTTTTGATTTATATTGTTTATCATTTTCTTCTTGAATAGGTAAGGCATCAATATCAGCTCTAAATCCAATCCAATTATCTTCTTCACCATAAAAGAGAGCAAGAGTACTAGTACCAATTTCTATATATTCTATATTTAGATTTTTTAAAAAATTTCTAATAAATTTAGAAGTATTATATTCTTCTAAAGCAATTTCTGGCATTTCATGTAATTTTGACCTAACTTCATAAAAAAAATTTTCCAAAATATCACCTCATACAATATTTTAAATTATTATACTTCTCTATATTTTACTTGTCAATATAACTGATATTTATAAAAAGAATTAAGTGATTAATATACAAAAAAAGTACATAAAAACATTTATGTTTTAAAACAATAAAATAATATTGACTAAAAAAATATAACCTAATATAATATTAAAATACATCAAAAAATAAATAGAGGAGATAAAAATGTTTATTCAGCTTTTAATTTTATTATTAATTAATTTTTTAGGAATTTTAATACAAAAAATTTTTAATCTACCATTGCCAGGAACTATTATTGGAATGATAATTTTATTTATTTTATTATATAAAAAAATTCTTAATGAAGAAAATATTGGAAATATTTGCGATAATTTAATAAAAGTTATGGTATTATTATTTTTACCAGCAGTAGTAAATTTAATGGAACATTATCACTATTTAA from Fusobacterium perfoetens ATCC 29250 encodes:
- the mgsA gene encoding methylglyoxal synthase: MTRTIALIAHDKKKDELVDFVKKHKDFFINYNLVGTGTTGGRIVQATDLEVTRYLSGPLGGDQQIGADIASGKILAVFFFRDPLSAMPHEPDVQALIRLCDVHKVPVATNSRTAELLIVGLKEEVNR
- a CDS encoding M20 metallopeptidase family protein — encoded protein: MENFFYEVRSKLHEMPEIALEEYNTSKFIRNFLKNLNIEYIEIGTSTLALFYGEEDNWIGFRADIDALPIQEENDKQYKSKINGMMHACGHDGHTTNLLYFAKWLQSEINNGKILKKSIMLIFQAGEEGKGGARFIANSEFFKSKNFEGIFAFHVTPDLEEGKITACPGPMSFQNINFDIILTGKGCHGAQPHKGIDSILIGAKLVEAYQSIVSRNIDPLEPIVLTIGSFKAGEVRNVIPDEVKILGTIRFFNTELIEFLKERVTSINEGFEKAFGVKIQMSFVPFYPPVINSPELYRKFEKIISKDKFIKNIKLSGSEDFSFYLQNGNKGLMFLLGIRNEKENFTYPLHSSKFDFNPNVLKESFDIFKKLLLEMKAFK
- a CDS encoding CidA/LrgA family protein, whose product is MFIQLLILLLINFLGILIQKIFNLPLPGTIIGMIILFILLYKKILNEENIGNICDNLIKVMVLLFLPAVVNLMEHYHYLKADIIKIIILLVITTAITMGITGKTVEFLIKKMGGK